In Sulfolobales archaeon, one DNA window encodes the following:
- a CDS encoding UbiD family decarboxylase has protein sequence MFKDLREYLKHLEKRDLVKYIDVELDPVLEIPEMARRFILSRGPVVVFNKVKGYPGWRMISNIFRGIDSLKELFGVEKLEDLGERFLGILERISPEGGFIERLKGFTDVIKIGSVLPKTIKRGDFEDNSVKGGFEKVPIPKIWPKDGGRYITYGLVVTKDPDREIYNMGVYRVQVLDDEKGAIHWFMHKRASIAYRRYAEKGSSKMPAAIIVGVDPATMLVGALPVPYPIDKYIFTSILRGDSLELVDLDGLRIPAHAEVVFKGFISLSEFAEEGPFGDYRGYYDGISRVPLFRLEQTFYRDNPLYYFTIVGKPYMEDTWIGKAAERIFLPFIRFLFPEIVDMNLPPEGLFTGGIAFVSIRKRFPGHARKIMAGLWGLGLFSLVKIIIVVDEDVNVHDFGQILYTISTTVDPARDVMIIDRMPTDELDFVSRERGFGSKLGIDATRKLPEENYGRRWPEKVEPDPEVSRRIDYLIRNLDLEKILSNTW, from the coding sequence ATGTTCAAAGATCTGAGAGAGTATCTCAAGCACCTCGAGAAAAGAGATCTAGTTAAATACATTGATGTCGAGTTAGATCCTGTTCTCGAGATACCTGAGATGGCTAGGAGATTCATATTATCTCGAGGACCTGTAGTTGTTTTCAACAAGGTGAAGGGATATCCAGGCTGGAGAATGATCTCTAATATATTCAGAGGTATTGACTCTTTGAAAGAGCTATTCGGCGTTGAAAAACTTGAGGATCTAGGTGAGAGATTTCTCGGTATTCTCGAGAGAATATCTCCGGAAGGAGGTTTTATAGAACGTTTAAAAGGATTTACAGATGTTATAAAGATCGGATCTGTACTTCCTAAAACTATTAAGAGAGGTGATTTCGAAGATAACAGTGTTAAGGGAGGTTTTGAGAAGGTTCCTATACCGAAGATATGGCCTAAAGATGGCGGGAGATATATAACTTACGGATTGGTTGTAACAAAAGATCCTGATAGAGAGATCTATAATATGGGGGTATATAGAGTTCAAGTTCTAGACGATGAGAAAGGTGCTATTCACTGGTTTATGCATAAAAGAGCTTCTATAGCTTATAGAAGATATGCTGAGAAAGGCTCGAGTAAGATGCCCGCTGCTATTATAGTGGGAGTGGATCCTGCTACAATGCTTGTAGGAGCTCTCCCAGTACCCTACCCAATTGATAAGTATATTTTCACATCAATTCTCAGAGGAGATTCTCTAGAATTAGTGGATCTAGATGGTCTAAGAATACCTGCTCATGCAGAGGTCGTGTTCAAAGGCTTTATATCTCTAAGTGAGTTTGCTGAGGAAGGTCCTTTCGGAGATTATAGAGGGTATTATGACGGGATCTCTAGAGTACCTCTATTCAGACTTGAGCAGACATTCTATAGAGATAATCCTCTCTACTACTTCACAATTGTTGGAAAACCCTATATGGAGGACACGTGGATTGGTAAAGCTGCTGAGAGGATATTCCTGCCTTTCATAAGATTCCTGTTCCCGGAGATTGTAGACATGAACCTACCTCCTGAAGGACTTTTCACAGGTGGTATAGCTTTCGTGTCTATAAGAAAGAGATTTCCCGGTCATGCTAGAAAGATCATGGCTGGTTTATGGGGTTTAGGACTTTTTTCTCTCGTGAAGATTATTATCGTAGTAGATGAGGATGTTAACGTTCATGATTTTGGTCAGATCCTCTATACAATATCAACAACAGTTGATCCTGCTAGAGATGTTATGATAATCGATAGAATGCCTACAGATGAGCTGGATTTCGTATCTAGAGAGAGAGGTTTCGGATCCAAGCTGGGTATAGATGCTACAAGAAAACTTCCAGAGGAGAATTATGGAAGAAGATGG